Proteins found in one Terribacillus sp. DMT04 genomic segment:
- a CDS encoding NADPH-dependent oxidoreductase, whose translation MSDIINQLHQHRSVRTFTNKKLTQEQLDAIMRAAMQAPNWINGQQVSVVVVTDEERKRKLAELSGNQKHIDDAAAFLVFCMDYSRNKHAADMHGKKLEVMENIEAVMVGAADVGIALGTAVAAAESMELGTVPIGGVRRSPAEISELLELPELAFPVSGLAIGHPADPLPPQSPRIPLDAFYHKETYTHNQQQAVEEMDQKQQEAIKARTGETKPHPWSERVAAFYAERYKDYGKVTDVLKQNGFDYK comes from the coding sequence ATGAGCGATATAATCAATCAATTACACCAGCATCGTTCTGTACGAACCTTTACAAATAAAAAATTAACACAAGAACAGCTTGATGCCATTATGAGAGCGGCAATGCAAGCTCCAAACTGGATCAATGGCCAGCAAGTATCAGTTGTTGTTGTGACAGATGAGGAAAGAAAGCGCAAGCTCGCAGAACTTTCCGGCAACCAGAAGCACATCGATGATGCAGCTGCATTTTTAGTATTTTGTATGGACTACAGCCGTAATAAACACGCAGCTGACATGCACGGCAAGAAGCTTGAAGTCATGGAGAATATCGAAGCGGTAATGGTTGGTGCTGCAGATGTTGGCATCGCACTTGGTACAGCTGTTGCTGCTGCCGAATCAATGGAACTTGGAACCGTGCCAATTGGTGGTGTTCGACGAAGCCCTGCTGAAATTTCCGAACTGCTTGAGCTGCCGGAACTTGCATTCCCGGTATCTGGATTAGCAATCGGCCACCCAGCAGATCCGCTGCCGCCGCAAAGCCCGCGCATTCCGCTCGATGCTTTTTATCATAAAGAAACATACACACACAATCAGCAGCAAGCTGTGGAAGAAATGGACCAAAAACAGCAAGAAGCCATCAAGGCTCGGACTGGCGAAACAAAACCGCATCCTTGGTCAGAACGTGTAGCAGCCTTTTACGCTGAGCGTTATAAAGATTATGGAAAAGTAACGGATGTTCTGAAACAGAACGGATTCGATTATAAATAA
- a CDS encoding SDR family oxidoreductase, translated as MSKVFIIGANGKVGKNLVNVLNEKKEHEVSVGLRKKEQFEYFEEKGVKPVLLNLEDNLDAITDAISDSDVVVFTAGSGGSTGPDKTLTIDLDGAAKSVQAAEKIGAKQFIMVSAIHADAPEHWTEDMKPYYIAKHYADNIIQASKLNYTILRPGGLSDEAGTGKVTTDPSDFKTTMIPREDVARAIEAAIGNENAEGKVVSLLAGDTPVEEIYEAL; from the coding sequence ATGAGTAAGGTATTTATTATTGGAGCAAACGGTAAAGTAGGTAAAAATCTAGTTAATGTATTGAATGAGAAGAAAGAGCACGAAGTCTCCGTTGGTTTGCGTAAAAAAGAGCAATTTGAATACTTTGAAGAAAAAGGCGTAAAACCTGTTCTTTTAAACTTAGAAGATAACCTAGACGCGATTACAGACGCGATTAGTGATTCTGATGTTGTTGTATTTACAGCTGGTTCTGGCGGCAGCACAGGTCCGGATAAAACATTAACAATTGACTTGGATGGGGCGGCTAAATCCGTGCAAGCTGCTGAGAAAATCGGAGCAAAACAATTTATCATGGTCAGTGCAATTCATGCCGATGCACCTGAACACTGGACAGAAGATATGAAGCCTTATTATATTGCGAAACATTACGCAGACAATATCATTCAAGCGAGCAAGCTGAACTACACGATTCTTCGTCCGGGCGGTTTATCTGATGAAGCAGGAACAGGGAAAGTAACAACTGACCCATCAGACTTCAAGACAACAATGATTCCGCGCGAAGATGTAGCACGCGCGATTGAAGCAGCTATCGGCAATGAGAACGCAGAAGGTAAGGTTGTTTCCTTGTTGGCTGGAGATACACCAGTTGAAGAAATTTACGAAGCACTATAA
- a CDS encoding spore coat protein: MHDYLDPENAKGMPDLMDSAICTEMLITAKSAVNNYAIAITEAVHPGLRQTLVRHLDEAIEMQGAISALMAQHNWLFPADPKAQYPFDRKAANTAIDVVSMDLFPYDTDRLGMFATPTNTESKENQK, translated from the coding sequence ATGCATGATTACCTAGATCCGGAAAACGCCAAAGGTATGCCCGACTTAATGGATTCGGCCATTTGTACAGAAATGCTTATCACCGCCAAGTCAGCAGTAAATAACTATGCGATTGCGATTACCGAGGCGGTGCATCCAGGGCTAAGACAAACATTGGTGCGCCATCTTGACGAAGCAATCGAGATGCAGGGGGCAATTTCTGCCTTGATGGCTCAGCACAATTGGCTGTTTCCTGCTGACCCGAAAGCACAGTATCCATTTGACCGAAAAGCTGCTAATACAGCAATTGACGTTGTCAGTATGGACTTATTTCCATATGATACAGACCGCTTAGGTATGTTCGCCACACCGACCAATACCGAATCGAAGGAGAATCAGAAATGA
- a CDS encoding zinc-dependent alcohol dehydrogenase, with translation MKAVTYQGIKDIRVKEVKAPTIKKPDDIIIKLTASAICGSDLHLLHGMMPNLPENYIIGHEPMGIVEEIGPEVTKVKKGDRVVIPFNVSCGECFFCEHHLESQCDNSNPNGQMGAYFGYSDNAGGYPGGQAEYMRVPYGNFVPFKIPESSEVADEQLILLADAGSTAFWSVDNGGVKPGDTVIILGCGPVGLLAQKFAWLKGAKRVIAVDYIDYRLQHAKRTNNVEVVNFEQHENTGEYLKEITKGGADVVIDAVGMDGKMTPMEFIGTGLKLQGGALSAFVMAAQCVRKGGTIQVTGAYGGRYNAFPFGDIFQRNVTIKTGQAPVIHTMSYLHGLMQDRKVDLSDIVTHILPLDQAKEGYEKFDTKTDGCIKVILKP, from the coding sequence ATGAAGGCAGTCACGTATCAAGGGATAAAGGATATTCGGGTAAAAGAGGTAAAAGCACCAACAATAAAAAAGCCGGATGACATTATTATCAAGCTGACAGCCTCTGCCATTTGCGGCTCGGATCTGCATTTGCTGCATGGCATGATGCCGAACTTGCCTGAAAACTATATTATTGGACATGAGCCAATGGGAATTGTTGAGGAAATAGGGCCGGAAGTGACCAAGGTGAAAAAAGGAGATCGTGTTGTTATTCCATTTAACGTCAGCTGCGGCGAATGCTTCTTTTGTGAGCATCATTTAGAAAGTCAATGCGATAACAGCAACCCGAACGGCCAAATGGGGGCTTACTTCGGGTATTCAGATAATGCAGGCGGTTATCCTGGAGGGCAGGCAGAATACATGCGCGTGCCTTATGGGAATTTTGTTCCTTTCAAAATACCAGAAAGCTCAGAAGTAGCGGATGAGCAGCTTATTTTATTAGCAGATGCGGGTTCTACTGCATTTTGGTCGGTTGATAATGGAGGCGTGAAGCCAGGCGATACAGTTATTATACTGGGCTGCGGACCGGTCGGCTTGCTGGCGCAGAAGTTTGCTTGGCTGAAAGGCGCCAAACGCGTCATAGCGGTTGATTATATCGATTATCGACTGCAGCATGCGAAACGCACCAATAATGTGGAAGTAGTCAATTTCGAGCAGCATGAGAATACAGGTGAATATTTGAAAGAAATTACGAAGGGCGGCGCAGATGTTGTGATCGATGCTGTCGGTATGGACGGCAAAATGACACCGATGGAATTTATCGGGACGGGGCTAAAGCTTCAAGGCGGTGCACTCAGCGCCTTTGTTATGGCAGCCCAATGTGTCCGTAAAGGCGGCACCATCCAAGTGACAGGAGCATACGGCGGCCGGTATAATGCTTTTCCGTTCGGTGATATATTCCAGCGCAACGTAACAATTAAAACCGGACAAGCGCCAGTTATTCACACCATGTCGTATTTGCACGGTTTGATGCAGGATCGAAAAGTTGATTTGAGTGATATTGTGACACATATTCTGCCGCTGGATCAAGCGAAGGAAGGTTATGAGAAATTTGATACGAAGACGGATGGTTGTATTAAAGTTATTTTAAAGCCATAA
- a CDS encoding PepSY domain-containing protein codes for MKKKNLAASGLAVVLAAGLGFGYHHVSADDNVPTDTKVNLNQAIDNASKEQAGTVTSVELESRNGNAYYEVDVNDDKNEYDLHVNADDGTVDSRKDDDDDDDDNNQAPQPKVDLKTAAETALAQEKGAALTEISLDEDDGKLEYDVELRNGKEEIEVTVDAETGEVTYTERETDDGDDD; via the coding sequence ATGAAAAAGAAAAATTTAGCAGCAAGCGGTTTAGCAGTGGTATTGGCAGCAGGATTAGGGTTTGGCTATCATCACGTAAGTGCCGATGACAACGTACCGACTGATACAAAAGTAAATCTGAATCAAGCAATCGATAACGCTAGCAAGGAGCAAGCTGGCACTGTTACAAGTGTTGAACTCGAATCTCGGAATGGAAATGCTTATTATGAGGTTGATGTAAATGATGACAAAAACGAATACGACCTTCATGTAAATGCTGATGACGGCACTGTGGATTCAAGGAAAGATGACGATGATGATGACGATGACAATAATCAAGCGCCACAGCCAAAAGTCGACCTTAAAACTGCGGCAGAAACAGCTCTTGCTCAAGAGAAAGGCGCTGCACTAACTGAGATCAGCCTTGATGAAGATGATGGGAAATTAGAATATGATGTTGAGCTTCGTAACGGCAAAGAAGAAATTGAAGTAACAGTTGATGCCGAAACAGGTGAAGTAACGTATACAGAAAGAGAAACGGATGATGGTGATGACGATTAA
- a CDS encoding spore coat protein, which yields MDKLTEIFGSAREVTDQVIVTDLLVTVKTAIINTAKAINETANEQLRSDLKRKLHAHIEQHERVFSYMMEHGYYYPQTPEQQIHVLNETAETVLTLNKD from the coding sequence ATGGATAAGCTTACCGAAATATTCGGATCTGCTCGAGAAGTTACAGACCAAGTGATCGTGACAGATTTATTAGTCACAGTGAAGACTGCTATTATCAATACCGCGAAGGCAATAAACGAAACGGCAAATGAACAGCTGCGCAGCGATTTAAAACGGAAGCTGCATGCACATATTGAGCAGCATGAGCGTGTTTTCAGCTATATGATGGAACATGGCTATTATTACCCGCAAACACCTGAACAGCAGATTCATGTTTTAAATGAAACTGCTGAGACAGTGTTGACATTGAACAAAGATTAA
- a CDS encoding LLM class flavin-dependent oxidoreductase: MMTRTPLSVLDLSPVPDSQTPKEAFEHSKQLIQHTEKLDYKRYWVAEHHNMPTIASSATAVLIGYLASHSSTIRVGSGGVMLPNHAPLVVAEQFGTLATMYSDRIDLGLGRAPGTDFMTSRALRRDAHTSAEKFPEDVQELLQYLGDDNLPIKAHPGHGTHVPVYLLGSSTFSAQLAAMLGLPFAFASHFAPGELHNALRLYRERFQPSAYLDKPYAMVTVNAVVADTNEEAEFLSTTLKQKFLSIIRGRSGASTAPVESMDHIWNEQEKLHVTNTLTYSFVGDKEKVANELEAFHAKTQFDELIVTSDIHDQEKRRKSYTLLSELW, from the coding sequence ATGATGACCAGAACACCTTTATCGGTTTTGGACTTATCACCTGTACCAGATAGCCAAACACCAAAAGAAGCCTTTGAACACAGTAAACAGCTCATTCAGCATACGGAAAAATTGGACTACAAACGTTATTGGGTCGCCGAGCACCACAACATGCCGACAATCGCAAGCTCCGCTACTGCCGTATTGATTGGCTACCTTGCCAGTCATAGCTCCACAATCCGCGTTGGCTCCGGCGGTGTGATGCTGCCAAACCATGCGCCGCTCGTTGTAGCGGAGCAATTCGGAACGTTGGCAACAATGTATTCAGATCGTATCGACCTTGGCCTTGGCCGCGCACCTGGCACAGACTTTATGACAAGCCGCGCTTTACGTCGTGATGCACATACAAGTGCAGAAAAATTCCCGGAAGATGTGCAAGAGCTGCTCCAATACCTTGGTGACGACAATCTGCCAATCAAAGCACACCCTGGTCACGGCACGCATGTACCTGTCTATCTACTAGGCTCCAGTACATTTAGCGCACAGCTTGCTGCCATGCTCGGATTGCCTTTCGCATTCGCAAGTCACTTTGCACCCGGCGAGTTGCATAATGCACTTCGACTTTACCGCGAGCGATTCCAGCCATCTGCATACTTGGATAAACCGTATGCAATGGTAACAGTAAATGCTGTTGTAGCAGATACGAATGAAGAAGCTGAATTTCTATCAACAACATTGAAACAGAAATTCCTCAGCATCATTCGCGGCCGTTCCGGTGCATCCACAGCACCTGTTGAAAGCATGGATCATATCTGGAACGAGCAGGAAAAACTTCATGTCACCAACACACTGACTTACTCCTTCGTCGGAGATAAAGAGAAAGTTGCGAATGAACTGGAAGCTTTCCATGCGAAAACACAGTTTGATGAACTTATTGTTACATCGGATATCCACGATCAAGAGAAACGCAGAAAGAGCTATACATTGCTATCTGAGCTTTGGTAA
- a CDS encoding aldehyde dehydrogenase family protein, which translates to MKQQFDLLYINGEWRKGNSDKTFENVNPYNGETLLTIQGANEEDVDEAYQAAAQAQKEWAEQPPQVKRGLIEKAIQIMEEEKELYIEWLIKEAGSTYRKAVGELTTAINFMKEAASYPNRMKGEVFLSHVPGKVNKVYQEPLGVVGVISPWNFPLHLTMRSVAAALATGNSVVIKPSKDTTVTAGSLVAAVFEEAGAPKGLINLVSGKSSEIGDAFVKHPIPRMISFTGSTGVGKHIAALAAGELKSTALELGGNNVLIVMEDSNMDAAVESAVYGKFYHQGQVCIALNRILVQSSIAEEFTSKFVEKVKQLRYGDPADENTQVGPIINEQQVDSIKEQLQRAIDAGANVLTGGNWNGNVLEPTVVNKVDNQSPLAAEEIFGPIAPIITFETEDDAVAMANAHPYGLSGAVHSTVGHGEQIARRIETGMIHVNDQSINDEPQAPFGGVKQSGLGRFNGKWALEEFTETKWIGVQNERTDYDSFLK; encoded by the coding sequence GTGAAACAGCAGTTTGATTTACTTTATATAAATGGTGAATGGCGTAAAGGGAATAGCGACAAGACTTTTGAAAATGTGAATCCTTACAATGGAGAGACGCTGCTTACAATTCAAGGTGCAAATGAAGAAGATGTAGATGAAGCTTACCAGGCAGCTGCCCAAGCGCAGAAGGAGTGGGCAGAGCAACCGCCGCAAGTGAAGCGAGGTTTAATTGAGAAGGCAATTCAAATTATGGAAGAAGAGAAAGAACTGTATATTGAATGGCTTATCAAGGAAGCGGGCAGTACGTACCGGAAGGCTGTCGGTGAATTAACAACTGCAATCAATTTTATGAAAGAAGCGGCCTCTTATCCAAACCGGATGAAAGGGGAAGTATTTTTATCTCACGTTCCTGGTAAAGTCAACAAAGTGTATCAAGAGCCGCTTGGTGTAGTCGGCGTAATCAGTCCTTGGAACTTTCCGCTGCATTTAACGATGCGCTCTGTGGCGGCAGCATTAGCAACGGGGAATAGTGTTGTTATTAAACCATCTAAAGATACAACTGTAACAGCGGGATCATTAGTTGCGGCTGTATTTGAAGAGGCAGGGGCGCCGAAAGGGTTAATCAATTTAGTGAGTGGTAAAAGCTCCGAAATTGGTGATGCCTTCGTGAAACATCCAATCCCAAGAATGATTTCCTTTACAGGTTCTACGGGAGTTGGGAAGCATATCGCGGCACTTGCGGCAGGTGAATTGAAAAGTACAGCATTAGAGCTGGGCGGCAATAACGTCCTCATCGTAATGGAAGACAGCAATATGGACGCAGCAGTTGAATCCGCTGTTTACGGAAAGTTTTATCATCAAGGGCAGGTTTGTATCGCTCTGAATCGTATATTAGTCCAATCTTCAATAGCAGAAGAGTTCACGAGCAAGTTCGTTGAAAAAGTGAAGCAACTGCGATACGGTGATCCTGCAGATGAAAACACCCAAGTAGGTCCAATCATAAACGAGCAGCAAGTGGACAGCATAAAAGAGCAGCTGCAGCGTGCAATTGATGCCGGAGCAAATGTTCTGACCGGCGGTAATTGGAATGGCAATGTCTTAGAGCCTACTGTCGTCAATAAAGTGGACAATCAATCTCCGCTCGCAGCAGAAGAGATATTCGGACCAATTGCCCCAATTATTACGTTCGAAACAGAAGACGACGCAGTAGCGATGGCTAATGCGCATCCGTACGGTCTTTCTGGTGCGGTACACTCCACAGTCGGTCATGGGGAACAGATTGCGCGCCGGATTGAAACAGGTATGATTCACGTGAACGATCAAAGCATCAATGATGAACCGCAAGCTCCTTTTGGCGGTGTGAAGCAGTCTGGTCTCGGACGTTTTAACGGCAAATGGGCACTAGAAGAATTCACGGAGACCAAATGGATTGGTGTACAAAATGAACGTACAGATTATGACAGCTTTTTAAAATAA
- a CDS encoding general stress protein — translation MKKHIERRLAYLYSGELASVILFLPVSGLINMAYPHLKLYALFSFWTSFILLEVLLIQGTLYWYSKLKRLRKEYTTVTPANLVRQLARLKKLNVILIIICLTAFIYDYFSWNPNWPNGGLLVSVFIFVFAVLEYINYFHTQLSYDNAADLRYLFQRKVLKPACIKRDINRLHNNKNKNLA, via the coding sequence GTGAAAAAGCACATAGAAAGAAGACTAGCGTATTTGTACTCGGGTGAGTTAGCTTCAGTCATTTTATTTCTTCCAGTAAGCGGGCTTATTAATATGGCATATCCGCACTTAAAGCTGTACGCTCTTTTTTCATTTTGGACATCATTCATCTTATTAGAGGTTCTGTTAATACAAGGGACTTTGTATTGGTATAGCAAGCTTAAAAGACTCCGAAAAGAATATACTACAGTAACACCCGCTAATTTGGTTAGACAGTTAGCCCGCCTAAAAAAACTGAATGTAATTCTTATTATTATCTGTCTGACAGCCTTTATCTATGATTACTTCTCTTGGAATCCTAACTGGCCTAATGGCGGATTGCTAGTATCTGTTTTTATCTTTGTATTTGCCGTGTTAGAGTACATAAACTACTTTCATACGCAGCTATCGTATGACAATGCAGCTGATTTGAGGTATTTATTTCAACGGAAAGTGCTGAAGCCAGCGTGTATAAAACGAGATATCAATCGATTACATAATAACAAAAACAAGAACCTCGCTTAA
- a CDS encoding spore coat protein, which yields MTDNQHLAPHETMEVHELLNFKTTSVMKSKFLQGVVFDQKIKQLMEKDVETSVRQIRDLEELYAKSMLVKEGEADA from the coding sequence ATGACCGATAATCAGCATTTAGCACCGCATGAAACAATGGAAGTGCATGAGCTGCTTAACTTCAAAACAACTTCTGTTATGAAATCAAAATTCCTGCAAGGTGTCGTCTTTGATCAGAAAATTAAACAGTTAATGGAGAAAGATGTGGAAACTTCTGTGCGTCAAATTCGTGATCTGGAGGAGTTGTATGCCAAGTCAATGCTTGTGAAGGAGGGTGAAGCGGATGCATGA